The following proteins are co-located in the Microplitis demolitor isolate Queensland-Clemson2020A chromosome 5, iyMicDemo2.1a, whole genome shotgun sequence genome:
- the LOC128667800 gene encoding uncharacterized protein DDB_G0287625-like has protein sequence NNNNNNNNNNNNNNNNNNNNNNNNNNNNNNNNNNNNNNNNNNNNNNNKNNNNNNNNNNNNNNNNNNNNNNNNNNNNNNNNNNNNNNNNNNNNNNNNNNNNNNNKNNNNNNNNNNNNNNNNNNNNNNNNNNNNNNNNNNNNNNNNNNNNNNNNNNNNNNNNNNNNNNNNNNN, from the coding sequence aataataataataataataataataataataataataataataataataataataataataataataataataataataataataataataataataataataataataataataataataataataataataataataataaaaataataataataataataataataataataataataataataataataataataataataataataataataataataataataataataataataataataataataataataataataataataataataataataataataataataataataataataataaaaataataataataataataataataataataataataataataataataataataataataataataataataataataataataataataataataataataataataataataataataataataataataataataataataataataataataataataataataataataataataataataataataataataat